In one window of Lytechinus pictus isolate F3 Inbred chromosome 19, Lp3.0, whole genome shotgun sequence DNA:
- the LOC129282439 gene encoding P-selectin-like yields MEDHWALIGFITMILAVTSQSYIFITAPHESVCFSNGQSSNCNASPPSFDVPKLSYGVVGQNVTCNVSGIEVPLLSSCENGVPANYSQECNFSCQTSHKLTGPSSVVCTSTGHFSEPFPECEIVTCNVSSIEDPLLSSCENGFPVNYSQECTFSCQTGYELRGPSSVNCTSTGYFSEPFPECQDIFITAPHESVCFSNGQSCNCNASPPPFYVPKLSYGVVGPNVTCNVSGIEVPLLSSCENGVPANYSQECNFSCQTSHKLTGPSSVVCTRSGHFSEPFPECEIVTCNVSSIEDPLLSSCENGLPVNYSQECTFSCQTGYELRGPSSVNCKSTGYFSKPFPECQDIFITAPHESVCFSNGQSCNCNASPPPFYVPKLSYGGKFLIYSINCTRLHSAYYHVSKRSTINGA; encoded by the exons ATGGAGGATCACTGGGCCCTTATTGGTTTTATAACCATGATCCTGGCAGTTACCTCTCAGAGCT ACATATTTATAACAGCACCCCACGAGAGTGTGTGTTTCAGTAACGGACAATCGTCTAACTGCAATGCATCTCCTCCGTCCTTCGACGTTCCAAAGCTTTCATACGGTG tTGTAGGCCAAAATGTAACGTGCAACGTATCAGGGATAGAAGTACCCTTACTTTCTTCCTGTGAAAATGGAGTTCCAGCAAACTACAGTCAAGAATGCAACTTTTCTTGTCAAACTAGTCATAAGCTAACTGGGCCATCATCTGTGGTCTGCACAAGCACTGGACATTTCTCGGAACCATTTCCCGAATGCGAGa TTGTAACATGCAACGTATCATCGATAGAAGACCCCTTACTTTCATCGTGTGAAAATGGATTTCCAGTAAACTACAGTCAAGAATGCACCTTTTCTTGTCAAACTGGTTATGAACTGAGAGGGCCATCATCTGTTAACTGCACAAGCACCGGATATTTCTCTGAACCATTTCCCGAATGTCAGG ACATATTTATAACAGCACCCCACGAAAGTGTGTGTTTCAGTAACGGACAATCGTGTAACTGCAATGCATCTCCCCCGCCCTTCTATGTTCCAAAGCTTTCATACGGTG tTGTAGGCCCAAATGTAACGTGCAACGTATCAGGGATAGAAGTACCCTTACTTTCTTCCTGTGAAAATGGAGTTCCAGCAAACTACAGTCAAGAATGCAACTTTTCTTGTCAAACTAGTCATAAGCTAACTGGGCCATCATCTGTGGTCTGCACACGCTCTGGACATTTCTCGGAACCATTTCCCGAATGCGAGa TTGTAACATGCAACGTATCATCGATAGAAGACCCCTTACTTTCATCGTGTGAAAATGGATTGCCAGTAAATTACAGTCAAGAATGCACCTTTTCTTGTCAAACTGGTTATGAACTGAGAGGGCCATCATCTGTTAACTGCAAAAGCACCGGATATTTCTCTAAACCATTTCCCGAATGTCAGG ACATATTTATAACAGCACCCCACGAAAGTGTGTGTTTCAGTAACGGACAATCGTGTAACTGCAATGCATCTCCCCCGCCCTTCTATGTTCCAAAGCTTTCATATGGTGGtaagtttttaatatatagTATTAATTGTACTCGATTACATAGCGCCTATTAtcatgtctctaagcgctctacAATAAATGGAGCATAA